A portion of the Candoia aspera isolate rCanAsp1 chromosome 18, rCanAsp1.hap2, whole genome shotgun sequence genome contains these proteins:
- the RER1 gene encoding protein RER1, which yields MSEGDSTGESIHGNPSVVYRFFTRLGQIYQSWLDKSTPYTAVRWVVTLGLSFIYMIRVYLLQGWYIVTYALGIYHLNLFIAFLSPKVDPSLMEDSDEGPSLPTKQNEEFRPFIRRLPEFKFWHSATKGILVAMTCTFFEAFNVPVFWPILVMYFIMLFCITMKRQIKHMIKYRYIPFTHGKRKYKGKEDVGKTFAS from the exons ATGTCGGAAGGAGACAGTACTGGCGAGTCCATCCATGGCAACCCTTCCGTGGTCTATAGATTTTTCACAAGGCTTGGACAG ATTTACCAGTCCTGGCTAGACAAATCTACTCCGTATACTGCAGTCCGATGGGTCGTAACGTTGGGTTTAAGTTTTATCTACATGATTAGGGTTTATCTACTGCAG GGTTGGTATATTGTGACATACGCCTTGGGTATCTACCACCTAAACCTGTTCATAGCTTTCTTGTCGCCAAAGGTCGATCCCTCGCTCATGGAGGATTCAG aCGAAGGGCCTTCATtaccaacaaaacaaaacgaagaaTTCCGGCCCTTCATTCGCAGGCTGCCAGAATTCAAGTTTTG GCATTCTGCCACTAAAGGCATCCTGGTTGCCATGACATGTACATTCTTCGAGGCTTTCAATGTTCCAGTTTTTTGGCCAATTCTTGTGATGTATTTCATTATGCTGTTCTGCATCACGATGAAGAGGCAAATCAAG CACATGATAAAATACCGATATATACCTTTCACACATGGCAAGAGGAAGTACAAAGGGAAAGAAGACGTGGGGAAGACTTTTGCTAGCTAG
- the LOC134507187 gene encoding basic salivary proline-rich protein 1-like: protein MAEPRGRRRSFRYRGREEGGRDGGRPPRQPGGRPLGPPPRRGSPRGMGEEACWAGGSLASAGRPPSSGNCNSQNSQLPPPLRAPQRWELPLPECLSQPRWLRHSGSDSSQLPGEANRGAASQALFSAFGIGRSRGSRPLAQPARWRGGAGQGRAGQSPPRGRGQRTRSHILACADRGVSADSPPFSLQVAATAARSEETQVQVPPPPGKRAGPGARSPPGLPRRAVVSIKGRRGGKRVEPLPKRHVSRPQPSRSFSATWLALRPSPGAPGPTPALGQQAMMV, encoded by the coding sequence ATGGCGGAGCCGCGAGGCCGGCGGAGGAGCTTCCGCTACCGGGGCAGGGAGGAGGgcgggagggacggagggaggccGCCCAGGCAGCCGGGAGGCCGCCCATTGGGGCCGCCGCCCCGGCGGGGGTCTCCGCGGGGAATGGGGGAAGAGGCTTGCTGGGCTGGAGGGAGCCTCGCCTCGGCTGGAAGGCCCCCAAGCTCggggaactgcaactcccagaattcccagctgccCCCTCCACTGAGGGCGCCGCAGCGATGGGAACTACCGCTCCCAGAGTGCCTCAGCCAGCCACGCTGGCTGAGGCATTCTGGGAGCGATAGTTCCCAGCTCCCTGGAGAGGCTAACCGCGGCGCAGCCAGCCAGGCTCTGTTCTCGGCGTTTGGGATCGGCCGCTCCCGCGGCTCCCGACCCTTGGCCCAGCCGGCACGATGGAGGggaggggcagggcagggcagggcagggcaatcCCCGCCCCGAGGTCGAGGGCAGCGTACCCGTTCCCACATTCTGGCATGTGCAGACCGAGGTGTTAGTGCTGACAGCCCGCCGTTCTCGCTCCAGGTCGCAGCGACCGCAGCCAGGAgcgaggagacccaggttcaggtcCCGCCTCCGCCAGGGAAGCGCGCTGGGCCAGGCGCGCGCTCTCCACCcggcctacctcgcagggctgtcgTGTCGATCAAGGGGCGGCGAGGAGGGAAACGTGTCGAGCCGCTTCCAAAGAGGCACGTTTCGCGCCCTCAGCCGTCCCGCTCGTTTTCAGCCACGTGGCTGGCGCTGCGGCCGAGCCCGGGTGCCCCCGGCCCAACCCCTGCGCTTGGTCAGCAAGCCATGATGGTTTAG